The Kluyvera intermedia genome window below encodes:
- a CDS encoding YdgA family protein produces the protein MKKSLVAVGVIVALGVVWTGGAWYTGKQLETHIADMVSQANTQLKLSAPEAGLEVSYQDYQRGVFSSQLKMVVKPIAGAEKSWLKAGQSVLLDETVSHGPFPLASLKSFNLVPAMAAVNTRLVNNDVTKQLFEIAKGESPFDINTRISYNGDTKSDISLKPLDYEKDTDKVSFSGGEFTVSADNQGSLVALTGEAKSGQINAVNEYDQKVQVTFNNLKTDGTSSLASFGERIGDQTIDLERLAIAVEGKDLAELKGMRIAGKSDLSADKKKINSQLEYSLNNLKLQNQDFGSGQLMFKVDGIDGAAMHQFSQQYQAQTQALLADPDLAQDPEQYQQKAVEALFSSLPILMKGDPVVTLSPLSWKNAKGESAFNLSLALKDPAQATGEAQTLTQQVDRSVKSLDAKLTIPMDMATELMTQVARLEGYQQEDAAKLAKQQVQGLAAMGQMFRLTTTADNAISSSLQYANGQVTLNGQKMSLEDLVGMFGMPGLTEPAVPAPLPAP, from the coding sequence ATGAAAAAATCGCTGGTTGCCGTAGGTGTTATTGTTGCTTTAGGGGTTGTCTGGACGGGAGGCGCCTGGTACACGGGCAAACAACTGGAGACCCATATTGCTGATATGGTGTCGCAGGCCAACACGCAACTTAAGCTGAGCGCACCAGAAGCTGGCCTTGAAGTGAGCTATCAGGATTATCAGCGCGGCGTGTTCAGCAGCCAACTGAAAATGGTCGTAAAACCGATAGCAGGCGCGGAAAAATCCTGGTTGAAAGCGGGTCAGAGCGTGCTGCTTGATGAGACCGTCAGCCATGGTCCTTTCCCACTGGCTTCACTGAAATCATTCAACCTTGTCCCAGCAATGGCGGCAGTGAACACGCGTTTGGTGAACAACGACGTCACTAAACAACTGTTTGAGATAGCCAAAGGTGAATCTCCGTTTGATATCAATACCCGCATTAGCTACAACGGCGATACCAAATCAGACATCTCACTCAAACCGCTGGATTACGAAAAAGACACCGACAAGGTCAGCTTTAGCGGTGGCGAATTCACCGTGTCCGCCGACAATCAGGGTAGTCTGGTGGCCTTAACGGGCGAAGCGAAAAGCGGCCAAATCAACGCCGTTAACGAATACGATCAGAAAGTTCAGGTGACCTTTAATAACCTGAAAACTGATGGCACCAGCAGCCTCGCCTCTTTTGGCGAGCGTATTGGCGACCAGACGATTGACCTGGAACGTCTGGCGATTGCCGTCGAAGGTAAAGACCTGGCTGAACTCAAAGGAATGCGTATTGCCGGTAAGTCCGATCTGAGCGCTGACAAGAAGAAGATCAACAGCCAGCTTGAATACTCGTTGAATAACCTGAAACTGCAAAACCAGGACTTTGGTAGCGGTCAGTTGATGTTCAAAGTTGATGGTATCGATGGTGCAGCGATGCATCAGTTCAGCCAGCAGTATCAGGCTCAAACGCAGGCCTTGCTGGCGGATCCGGATCTGGCGCAGGATCCCGAGCAGTATCAGCAAAAAGCGGTAGAAGCACTGTTCAGTTCACTGCCAATTCTGATGAAAGGCGACCCGGTTGTGACACTGTCACCATTAAGCTGGAAAAATGCCAAAGGTGAAAGCGCATTCAATCTGTCGCTGGCGCTGAAAGATCCGGCTCAGGCAACCGGGGAAGCACAGACTCTGACGCAGCAGGTTGATCGCAGCGTGAAATCACTTGATGCGAAACTGACCATCCCAATGGATATGGCGACTGAGCTGATGACCCAGGTTGCGCGTCTTGAAGGCTACCAGCAAGAAGATGCCGCCAAGCTTGCAAAGCAGCAGGTACAAGGTCTGGCAGCAATGGGGCAGATGTTCCGTCTGACCACCACTGCTGACAACGCTATCAGCAGCAGCCTGCAGTATGCGAATGGCCAGGTCACGCTGAATGGTCAGAAAATGTCGCTGGAAGATCTGGTGGGCATGTTTGGTATGCCGGGTTTGACTGAACCAGCCGTACCGGCGCCTTTACCAGCACCATAA
- a CDS encoding Mal regulon transcriptional regulator MalI, with translation MAIAKKVTINDVALAAGVSVSTVSLVLSGKGRISSATGERVYQAIDHLGFVRNRQAVSLRGGQTGVIGLIVGDLSSPFYAELTAGLTAALESQGKMVFLTQGGKRGEQMLQRFDTLVSQGVDGVVIAGSVDQAAELRAKAGETQTPLVFASRASYLDEVDIIRPDNMQAAQLVTEHLIRRGHQRIAWLGGQSSSLTRAERVGGYCATLIKYGLPFHSEWVLECESSQKQAAEAIGGLLRHNPTISAVLCYNSVIAMGAWFGLMRAGIQSGEGSVESYFEQRVALAAFADVPERALDDVPLTWVTIPAREMGQSVAERILQRIDNVQGGARNVIMPPRLVAWK, from the coding sequence ATGGCGATTGCAAAAAAAGTCACCATTAACGACGTCGCGCTGGCGGCGGGCGTGTCTGTAAGTACCGTTTCTTTGGTGCTCAGTGGTAAGGGACGCATCTCTTCGGCCACCGGCGAACGGGTTTACCAGGCCATCGATCACCTGGGGTTTGTCCGTAATCGTCAGGCGGTGTCGCTACGCGGTGGGCAAACCGGGGTTATCGGCTTGATTGTTGGCGATCTCTCTTCCCCGTTTTATGCCGAGCTGACGGCAGGATTGACCGCCGCCCTGGAATCACAGGGAAAAATGGTTTTCCTGACGCAAGGAGGGAAACGCGGCGAACAGATGCTCCAGCGTTTTGACACGCTGGTGTCGCAAGGCGTAGATGGTGTGGTCATTGCCGGTTCCGTGGATCAGGCGGCTGAATTGCGGGCAAAAGCCGGAGAGACACAAACGCCGCTGGTGTTTGCGTCGCGCGCGAGCTATCTCGATGAGGTCGATATTATCCGCCCGGATAACATGCAAGCGGCGCAATTGGTGACCGAGCATCTGATTCGTCGTGGACATCAGCGAATCGCCTGGCTTGGAGGACAAAGCTCGTCGCTGACGCGTGCAGAGCGGGTAGGCGGTTATTGCGCCACACTCATCAAGTACGGCCTGCCTTTTCACAGTGAGTGGGTGCTGGAGTGTGAGTCAAGCCAGAAGCAGGCCGCCGAGGCCATTGGCGGATTACTGCGGCATAATCCAACCATTTCCGCCGTGCTCTGTTACAACAGCGTGATTGCCATGGGCGCATGGTTTGGTTTGATGCGTGCTGGTATTCAGAGCGGTGAAGGCAGCGTAGAAAGCTACTTCGAACAGCGGGTAGCACTGGCGGCTTTTGCTGATGTACCAGAGCGTGCGCTAGATGATGTTCCGCTGACCTGGGTGACCATACCCGCGCGTGAAATGGGCCAGAGCGTCGCTGAGAGGATATTGCAACGTATTGATAATGTTCAGGGTGGTGCCAGAAACGTGATCATGCCGCCGCGGCTGGTGGCGTGGAAATAA
- the malX gene encoding maltose/glucose-specific PTS transporter subunit IIBC — MTAKTAPKLTLWEFFQQLGKTFMLPVALLSFCGIMLGIGSSLSSHDVTTLLPWLDTPFLQALFIWMSKVGSFAFSFLPVMFCIAIPLGLARDNKGVAAFSGFVGYAVMNLAVNFWLTAKGILPTTDAAVLKANNIQNIIGIQSIDTGILGAVIAGIIVWMLHERFHTIRLPDALAFFGGTRFVPIITTVVMGLVGLVIPLVWPVFAMGITGLGWIINSAGDFGPMIFGTGERLLLPFGLQHILVALIRFTEAGGTMDVCGHSVSGALTIFQAQLSCPTTHGFSESATRFLSQGKMPAFLGGLPGAALAMYHCARPENRHKIKGLLISGVIACVVGGTTEPLEFLFLFVAPVLYLIHALLTGLGFTVMAILGVTIGNTDGNVIDFVVFGILHGLSTKWYMVPVVAAVWFAAYYLIFRFAITRFNIKTPGRDIDTAPAAEHTTSGVTGKSGYNVPAILAALGGSENIVSLDNCITRLRLSVNDMSKVDEAVLKANRAIGVVKLNQHNLQVVIGPQVQSVKDEMSVLMNTVQA; from the coding sequence ATGACGGCCAAAACAGCACCTAAACTCACCCTCTGGGAATTTTTCCAGCAGTTGGGCAAAACGTTCATGCTGCCGGTTGCCCTGCTTTCCTTTTGCGGGATCATGCTTGGGATCGGCAGTTCATTAAGCAGTCACGACGTCACGACGCTGCTGCCATGGTTGGATACGCCATTCCTGCAAGCGCTGTTTATCTGGATGAGCAAAGTCGGTTCCTTTGCGTTTAGCTTCCTGCCCGTGATGTTCTGTATCGCCATCCCGCTGGGTCTGGCACGAGACAACAAAGGCGTCGCTGCTTTTTCCGGTTTCGTCGGTTATGCGGTAATGAACCTGGCGGTTAACTTCTGGCTCACCGCCAAAGGTATTCTGCCCACCACCGATGCCGCAGTCCTGAAAGCCAATAACATTCAGAATATTATCGGTATTCAGTCCATTGATACCGGGATCCTTGGCGCAGTTATCGCCGGGATTATCGTCTGGATGCTGCACGAACGTTTCCACACCATCCGCCTGCCAGATGCCCTGGCATTCTTTGGCGGCACCCGTTTTGTGCCGATTATCACAACCGTCGTCATGGGACTTGTCGGTCTGGTGATCCCATTGGTCTGGCCCGTCTTTGCGATGGGGATTACGGGTCTGGGCTGGATTATTAACAGCGCCGGAGACTTTGGCCCCATGATCTTCGGTACCGGCGAACGTCTGCTGCTACCGTTTGGTTTACAACATATTCTGGTCGCGCTGATTCGCTTTACTGAAGCCGGTGGCACCATGGATGTCTGCGGTCATAGCGTAAGCGGTGCCTTAACAATCTTCCAGGCGCAGCTAAGCTGCCCAACCACCCACGGTTTCTCTGAAAGCGCTACACGCTTCTTGTCACAGGGTAAAATGCCTGCATTCCTAGGCGGTTTGCCGGGTGCAGCGCTGGCAATGTACCACTGCGCTCGTCCTGAAAATCGTCATAAAATTAAAGGGCTGCTGATTTCAGGTGTCATCGCATGCGTCGTGGGTGGCACCACCGAGCCGCTGGAATTCCTGTTCTTATTCGTGGCGCCAGTGCTGTATCTCATCCATGCGCTGTTAACCGGTTTAGGCTTCACCGTGATGGCTATTCTGGGTGTCACTATCGGTAACACCGACGGCAACGTTATCGACTTTGTGGTCTTCGGGATCCTGCATGGCCTGTCGACCAAATGGTATATGGTACCCGTCGTCGCTGCCGTTTGGTTTGCCGCTTACTACCTCATTTTCCGCTTTGCTATTACCCGCTTTAATATCAAAACGCCGGGTCGCGATATCGATACCGCACCAGCGGCTGAACACACCACCAGCGGTGTAACCGGTAAGTCGGGTTATAATGTTCCGGCGATTCTAGCGGCGCTGGGCGGAAGTGAAAATATTGTCTCTTTAGACAACTGCATCACCCGTCTGCGTCTGTCGGTCAATGATATGAGTAAAGTGGACGAGGCCGTCCTGAAAGCCAACCGCGCCATTGGCGTCGTGAAGCTTAATCAGCACAACCTGCAAGTGGTCATCGGTCCGCAGGTGCAGTCGGTGAAAGACGAAATGTCCGTACTGATGAATACCGTTCAAGCCTAA
- a CDS encoding MalY/PatB family protein: MFDFSTVIDRHGTWCTQWDYVADRFGDADLLPFTISDMDFATAPCILDALSKRLSHGVFGYSRWKNDEFLPAIAHWYAQRFHTPIDTDSIVYGPSVIYMVAEMIRQWSAPGDGIVVHTPAYDAFFKTIEGNQRQVVGVPLDKQDGQWFCDMTKLEAALSQPHNSVLLLCSPQNPTGKVWTREELQTMAALCAKHNVRVISDEIHMDMAWAGHTHIPWCDVAQGPWALFTSGSKSFNIPAFTGAYGLIADNGDRDAYLNALKGRDGLSSPSVPALVAHIAAYQHGESWLDALRQYLQDNMRYIEKTLNAAFPQLQWVMPQATYLAWIDLRPLNIYDRALQDTLIKQQKVAIMPGYTYGEEGNGFIRLNAGCPRVKLEAGVERLIAAINSLR; the protein is encoded by the coding sequence ATGTTTGACTTCTCAACGGTGATTGACCGACACGGCACATGGTGTACCCAATGGGATTATGTTGCCGACCGGTTTGGCGACGCTGACCTGCTGCCCTTTACCATCTCAGATATGGACTTCGCCACCGCGCCCTGCATTCTCGACGCCTTGAGCAAACGTCTTTCGCACGGTGTCTTCGGCTACAGCCGCTGGAAAAATGACGAGTTTTTGCCCGCCATTGCACACTGGTATGCTCAACGTTTTCATACGCCAATTGACACTGACAGCATCGTCTATGGGCCATCGGTGATTTATATGGTTGCCGAGATGATCCGCCAATGGTCAGCCCCCGGCGACGGTATTGTCGTTCACACCCCCGCCTATGATGCATTCTTTAAAACCATTGAAGGGAATCAGCGTCAGGTTGTGGGTGTCCCGCTTGATAAGCAAGACGGCCAATGGTTCTGTGACATGACCAAACTGGAGGCGGCGCTTTCACAGCCTCACAACAGCGTGTTGCTGCTGTGTAGTCCGCAAAACCCAACCGGTAAAGTTTGGACGCGAGAAGAGTTGCAGACCATGGCGGCGTTGTGTGCAAAACACAACGTGCGGGTCATCAGCGATGAAATCCACATGGACATGGCGTGGGCAGGCCACACGCATATCCCGTGGTGCGACGTGGCGCAAGGGCCATGGGCGCTGTTCACCTCCGGTTCGAAAAGCTTCAATATTCCCGCTTTCACCGGTGCCTATGGGTTAATTGCAGATAACGGTGACCGCGATGCGTATCTCAACGCCCTGAAAGGACGCGATGGCCTCTCTTCGCCGTCCGTTCCGGCGCTGGTTGCGCATATTGCCGCCTATCAACACGGAGAATCCTGGCTGGATGCATTACGTCAATATTTGCAGGACAATATGCGCTACATCGAAAAGACATTGAACGCCGCATTCCCGCAACTTCAGTGGGTGATGCCGCAGGCAACGTATCTGGCGTGGATTGATTTGCGACCGTTGAATATTTACGATCGCGCATTGCAGGATACACTCATTAAGCAGCAAAAAGTCGCCATTATGCCGGGTTATACCTATGGCGAAGAAGGCAACGGTTTTATCCGGCTGAACGCGGGCTGTCCGCGCGTGAAGCTTGAGGCTGGCGTCGAACGGTTGATTGCGGCGATTAACAGCCTGCGCTAA
- a CDS encoding spore coat U domain-containing protein gives MDFGTHTRDSGPLNASANTIITCSSGTPFNITSTSDHSYTMKNTATAEKVDYALYSDNAGASELSTTPIPGTGTGSAEVIPIYGKVTARALSQASPGDYSDTVTLTVAY, from the coding sequence ATGGATTTTGGAACGCACACCCGAGATAGCGGCCCGCTTAATGCTTCAGCAAACACCATCATCACCTGTTCTTCCGGCACGCCATTCAACATCACCAGTACCTCCGATCATAGCTACACGATGAAGAATACGGCGACCGCTGAGAAGGTGGACTATGCCCTGTATAGCGACAACGCAGGGGCAAGCGAGCTCTCAACCACGCCGATTCCGGGTACAGGAACCGGTTCTGCCGAAGTGATTCCCATCTACGGCAAAGTGACCGCCCGCGCGCTGTCACAGGCATCGCCGGGAGACTATAGCGACACCGTTACCCTGACTGTCGCCTATTGA
- a CDS encoding GNAT family N-acetyltransferase, with product MISFRAMTENEFPAYLDYFAQDYADEIESNYGLSQPDSLARAKQEITELLADGVNTHGQVLLCIIAHSDEVSTHVGYLWYKPDTALRTVFIYDFHIFNASQGQGLGKQSLRAFEEVLRDKNFKEIRLRVAGDNTRAQHIYETSGFGVTGINMSKSITR from the coding sequence ATGATTTCTTTCCGCGCCATGACGGAAAATGAGTTTCCTGCTTATCTGGATTATTTTGCTCAAGATTATGCCGATGAGATCGAATCAAACTACGGGCTCTCACAACCTGATTCTCTGGCAAGAGCAAAACAGGAAATAACAGAATTGCTTGCCGACGGGGTGAATACACATGGGCAGGTTCTTTTGTGTATTATTGCGCACTCAGATGAGGTTAGCACCCATGTTGGTTATCTCTGGTACAAACCCGATACGGCTCTGCGCACGGTTTTTATTTATGATTTCCATATCTTCAACGCCAGCCAGGGACAGGGGCTGGGTAAGCAGTCCCTACGTGCTTTTGAAGAAGTTCTGCGGGATAAAAATTTCAAAGAGATCCGGTTGCGGGTCGCTGGCGATAATACTCGCGCCCAACATATCTATGAAACCAGCGGATTTGGGGTAACGGGTATCAATATGAGTAAATCTATTACGCGCTGA
- the add gene encoding adenosine deaminase gives MIDTNLPLTDVHRHLDGNIRAQTILDLGRQYNLALPATTLDTLIPHVQVTSNEPDLVSFLSKLDWGVKVLASLDACRRVAFENIEDAARNGLHYVELRFSPRYMAMAHQLPVDGVVEAVIAGVKEGCKTFNVEARLIGIMSRTFGEAACEEELNALLAHRDGITALDLAGDELGFPGHLFQRHFTRARDAGWRITVHAGEAAGPESIWQAIRELGAERIGHGVKAVEDPALMDFLAAKRIGIESCLTSNIQTSTVASLAQHPLKIFLEHGVLASLNTDDPAVQGIDIQHEYHVAAPAAGLSTAQIRQAQINGLEMAFLTAAEKQALTARVSRR, from the coding sequence ATGATTGATACTAACCTGCCTTTAACCGACGTCCACCGCCATCTCGACGGTAATATCCGTGCCCAGACCATCCTTGACCTCGGTCGCCAGTACAATCTTGCACTCCCTGCCACAACGCTCGATACCCTGATCCCGCACGTACAGGTCACCAGCAATGAACCTGACCTGGTAAGCTTCCTGAGTAAGCTCGATTGGGGCGTGAAAGTGCTGGCTTCTCTGGATGCCTGCCGCCGCGTCGCTTTTGAGAATATTGAAGATGCGGCCCGTAACGGCCTGCATTACGTCGAACTACGTTTCTCGCCTCGTTATATGGCCATGGCTCACCAGTTGCCGGTAGACGGCGTGGTAGAAGCGGTGATTGCCGGGGTGAAGGAAGGCTGTAAAACGTTTAACGTTGAGGCGCGACTGATTGGGATTATGAGCCGTACCTTCGGTGAAGCGGCCTGTGAAGAAGAACTGAATGCACTTCTGGCGCACCGTGACGGAATTACCGCCCTTGACCTTGCTGGCGATGAATTAGGTTTCCCTGGACACCTGTTCCAGCGCCACTTCACCCGCGCACGAGATGCTGGCTGGCGGATCACCGTTCATGCCGGCGAAGCCGCAGGCCCGGAAAGCATCTGGCAGGCGATTCGTGAGCTTGGCGCAGAGCGTATTGGTCACGGCGTGAAGGCAGTCGAGGATCCGGCATTGATGGATTTCCTGGCGGCCAAACGTATCGGTATTGAATCGTGCCTGACGTCCAACATTCAAACCAGCACCGTAGCCTCTCTGGCACAGCATCCGTTGAAAATTTTCCTGGAGCACGGTGTTCTGGCAAGTTTGAATACTGACGACCCAGCAGTTCAGGGCATTGATATTCAACACGAATACCATGTTGCCGCCCCGGCAGCGGGTTTAAGCACAGCGCAGATTCGTCAGGCGCAGATTAACGGGCTGGAGATGGCCTTCCTGACAGCTGCGGAAAAACAGGCGCTCACTGCTCGCGTGTCGCGCAGATAA
- a CDS encoding oxidoreductase, with protein sequence MSDQIRVGLVGYGFASKTFHAPLISGTPGMELAVVSSSDASKVHADWPSVSVVSNPNALFTDPNIDLIVIPTPNDTHFPLAKAALEAGKNVVVDKPFTVTLSQARELDTLAKQQGKLLSVFHNRRWDSDFLTVKALINEGKLGDVAYFESHFDRYRPQVRARWRELPGLGSGIWYDLGSHLLDQTVNLFGLPQSLSVDLGQMRPGAQATDYFHAILTYPQRRVVLHGTLLAAAETARYIVHGTQASYVKFGLDPQEDRLKSGERLPQEDWGYDMRDGVLTTVEGDTRVEESWLTLPGNYPAYYAGIRDALNGLGENPVPAGQAIQIMELIELGIESAKHRATLSLV encoded by the coding sequence ATGAGTGACCAAATCCGAGTCGGACTCGTGGGTTATGGCTTTGCCAGTAAGACGTTTCATGCGCCGCTCATCAGCGGGACGCCGGGTATGGAACTGGCTGTGGTTTCCAGTAGCGATGCCAGTAAAGTTCATGCTGACTGGCCGTCGGTGAGCGTGGTGTCCAATCCCAACGCGTTGTTTACCGATCCCAATATTGACCTCATCGTTATCCCGACGCCGAATGACACCCACTTTCCGTTAGCTAAAGCGGCGCTGGAAGCAGGGAAGAATGTGGTCGTCGATAAACCCTTTACGGTGACACTGTCACAAGCGCGCGAGCTGGATACCCTAGCAAAACAGCAGGGCAAATTGCTGTCTGTTTTCCATAACCGCCGCTGGGATAGCGATTTTTTGACCGTTAAGGCGCTGATTAACGAAGGTAAACTCGGTGATGTTGCCTACTTTGAGTCACATTTTGATCGTTACCGTCCGCAGGTACGTGCCCGCTGGCGTGAACTGCCGGGGCTGGGAAGCGGTATCTGGTATGACTTAGGCTCACACCTATTGGATCAGACGGTCAATCTGTTTGGTTTGCCGCAAAGCCTGTCGGTTGATCTGGGGCAGATGCGTCCGGGGGCACAGGCGACGGATTACTTCCACGCTATTCTGACCTATCCACAGCGTCGAGTTGTCCTGCACGGCACGCTATTGGCGGCAGCGGAAACCGCGCGCTACATCGTACACGGCACGCAGGCAAGCTACGTCAAATTCGGCCTGGATCCGCAGGAAGACCGTCTGAAAAGTGGCGAACGTCTGCCGCAGGAAGATTGGGGTTATGACATGCGTGACGGTGTCTTAACCACGGTTGAGGGTGACACTCGTGTAGAAGAGAGTTGGCTGACGCTGCCGGGTAACTATCCGGCGTACTACGCGGGCATTCGTGATGCTTTAAACGGTCTCGGCGAGAACCCGGTACCGGCAGGCCAGGCGATTCAGATCATGGAATTGATTGAGCTGGGTATTGAGTCGGCTAAACATCGTGCGACATTATCGCTGGTGTGA
- the blr gene encoding division septum protein Blr, translating into MTSVLTRIVELIGWVVLGFSVLLLFIAHHIDNYQSPEPTATASLQKK; encoded by the coding sequence ATGACTTCCGTATTGACGCGTATTGTTGAATTAATTGGTTGGGTTGTTCTGGGTTTCTCCGTACTGCTTTTGTTTATCGCGCATCACATCGATAACTATCAGTCACCGGAACCTACCGCGACGGCATCACTGCAAAAAAAGTAA
- a CDS encoding GH1 family beta-glucosidase, which yields MSAFPQNFLWGAATAAYQVEGAYNEDGKGPSIWDIFSHQPGTTYQGTNGDIAVDHYHRVKEDVKLMAEMGLQSYRFSISWPRLLPEGRGEVNEAGLKFYSDLIDDLIAHNIEPMITLYHWDLPQALQDEGGWEARSTAEAFEEYARLCYARFGSRVQKWATFNETIVFIGHGYITGNHPPSVKNPARAIQACHHVFIAHALAVKAFRGMKINGEIGFVNVLQPHTPLTDSAEDKAASDLADAIHTHWFYDPILKGHYPDELLAQSQSLWGVPRFAPGDDQLLRTSRCDFIGLNYYRRETVSAQPPVEEVSGEQGVDGLFYFVRNPQSTYTEWGWEIWPQGLTDGIMMVKERYGDIPIYITENGLGAVDPIVDGEVVDDPRIDFLRMHIDALEKAIELGADVRGYYPWSFIDLLSWLNGYKKQYGFVYVDHKKDLARQRKKSFFWYKEVIASRGENR from the coding sequence ATGTCTGCTTTTCCCCAAAATTTTCTCTGGGGTGCTGCCACGGCGGCATATCAGGTTGAAGGTGCATATAATGAAGACGGCAAAGGGCCGTCCATTTGGGACATTTTCTCTCATCAACCCGGGACAACTTACCAGGGCACTAACGGTGACATCGCCGTCGACCATTACCATCGCGTAAAAGAAGATGTAAAACTGATGGCTGAAATGGGCCTGCAAAGCTACCGTTTCTCTATCTCCTGGCCTCGCCTGCTGCCTGAGGGCCGTGGTGAAGTTAACGAAGCCGGACTCAAGTTTTACAGCGATTTAATCGATGACCTCATTGCCCATAATATTGAGCCGATGATTACCCTTTATCATTGGGACCTGCCGCAAGCGCTGCAGGATGAAGGTGGCTGGGAGGCACGCTCAACGGCGGAAGCGTTCGAAGAGTATGCGCGTCTGTGCTACGCCCGATTTGGTTCACGGGTGCAAAAATGGGCCACTTTCAATGAAACCATCGTGTTTATTGGGCACGGCTACATCACCGGTAACCATCCGCCGTCAGTGAAAAATCCGGCCCGCGCAATTCAGGCCTGTCACCACGTGTTTATTGCCCACGCCCTGGCGGTGAAGGCATTCCGTGGAATGAAGATTAACGGCGAAATTGGCTTTGTGAACGTGCTGCAACCACACACGCCTCTGACGGACAGTGCAGAAGATAAAGCCGCAAGCGACCTGGCTGACGCCATCCACACTCACTGGTTCTACGATCCGATTTTAAAAGGTCACTACCCTGATGAGCTGTTAGCGCAGTCGCAGTCACTTTGGGGTGTTCCACGTTTTGCGCCGGGCGATGATCAACTTTTGCGTACAAGCCGTTGTGACTTTATCGGTCTGAATTATTACCGTCGGGAAACGGTATCCGCGCAGCCACCGGTTGAGGAAGTTAGCGGCGAGCAAGGCGTTGATGGCCTGTTCTACTTTGTGCGAAATCCACAAAGTACCTATACCGAATGGGGCTGGGAAATCTGGCCGCAGGGGCTGACCGACGGCATTATGATGGTTAAAGAGCGTTACGGCGATATTCCTATCTATATCACCGAGAACGGACTGGGTGCTGTCGACCCGATTGTTGATGGCGAAGTGGTAGATGACCCGCGTATTGATTTTCTGCGCATGCATATCGATGCTCTGGAAAAAGCCATTGAACTGGGTGCGGACGTGCGCGGCTATTATCCATGGTCGTTTATCGACCTGCTGAGCTGGCTGAACGGCTACAAGAAGCAGTACGGTTTTGTCTATGTTGACCATAAAAAAGATCTTGCTCGCCAACGGAAGAAAAGTTTCTTTTGGTATAAAGAAGTGATCGCCAGCCGCGGCGAGAACCGCTAG
- the ydgT gene encoding transcription modulator YdgT → MTVLDYLLKFRKISSLETLEKLYDHLNYSLTNNEEIINMYRAADHRRAELVSGGRLYDVGQVPKSVWRFVQ, encoded by the coding sequence ATGACCGTTCTGGATTATTTATTAAAATTTCGCAAAATCAGCTCACTCGAAACGCTTGAAAAACTGTATGACCACCTTAACTATTCGCTGACCAATAACGAAGAGATCATTAATATGTACCGCGCTGCTGACCATCGTCGCGCTGAGCTGGTCTCCGGTGGTCGGTTGTACGATGTGGGTCAGGTACCAAAATCCGTTTGGCGTTTTGTGCAATAA
- a CDS encoding DUF2569 domain-containing protein, with amino-acid sequence MSDNSAERIGGWLLGPLAWLIVQLISVSVTLFKFATVLFAPQTLSLLKDLGTSNIVLLALSFISFIAMWYYTLWLTFAFFKRRSKVPKHYIIWLMVGVLLAVKAFAFSPIADDLAVRQLLLPLLAAALIVPYLKRSTRVKRTFTRT; translated from the coding sequence ATGTCAGATAATTCTGCTGAACGTATTGGCGGATGGTTGCTTGGCCCATTGGCCTGGCTCATTGTGCAGTTAATAAGCGTCAGTGTGACCTTATTTAAATTCGCCACCGTACTGTTTGCGCCACAAACGCTCTCACTGCTAAAAGACCTTGGGACAAGCAACATCGTCCTGTTGGCACTGTCGTTTATCTCATTTATTGCCATGTGGTATTACACCCTGTGGCTGACGTTTGCGTTCTTTAAACGTCGCAGTAAGGTACCGAAACACTACATTATTTGGCTTATGGTGGGTGTGCTATTGGCGGTAAAAGCCTTCGCTTTCTCGCCTATTGCCGACGACCTGGCCGTGCGTCAGCTGCTGTTACCGTTGCTGGCTGCTGCGCTAATCGTGCCTTATCTCAAGCGCTCAACGCGGGTAAAACGGACCTTTACGCGTACGTAA